GCTGGGTAGAGAGTGCTCGACGCTTGCTCAGACACCCTAACCACCGGCCCATAAGATAAGTGGTTGGAGCATCTATTAAGTCTTACAAGAAAAATTTACTAATAGGCCAGATTGGATGGTTGATGATGACTTGGCGCTTCTTAGATACTGGTGAAGGAGACGCGTACTGGAATATGGCGCTCGACGAAGCAATTCTCACACTACGCATAGAAGATAAGGTCCCTTCGACTCTGAGAGTCTACACGTGGAAACCTTCAGCGGTCTCAATAGGCTACTTCCAGAGCCTAGAAGAGGAAGTCGATCTTGAAGCGTGTAGAGCTCTTGGTGTCGACGTTGTACGCAGAATAACAGGAGGAGGCGCTGTATACCACGAATGGGGAGGAGAACTGACTTACAGTTTCGTAGCCCCTGAAGAGGAGCTCAGAGCAAAGCGCCTCTTTGCAGACATCCAAGGCTCTTACAGGGTCATTTGCGAGGCGATTGTAGAGGGGCTTAGGAAACTGGGTGTAAACGCTGAATTTAAACCTGTAAACGACATAGTGGTTAATGGGAAGAAGATTTCCGGTAATGCGCAGACGCGGAGACGTGGTGTTATTCTGCAGCACGGCACGATTCTGCTTAAAACAGATATCCCAACTATGTTTAAGGTTCTGAAGGTGAGTAAAGAGAAGGTTAGTGATAAAGCGATCAAGGCAGTTGAGGATAGAGTTACTACCATCTACCGTGAAGTTTCACGTAATATAACCTTGGATGATATCAAAGAGGCGCTCCGTAGAGGCTTTGCAGAGTACTTTGACGTTGAGGTAAGGGCGTCTTCGCCAACTCAAGATGAGCTGAATCTTGCTTCTGAGTATCGTAAACGTTTTTCCTCTTGGGATTGGATCGCAAAGAGGTGAACCCCCTCTGCTTCTGAGATCCGAATATAAGGTGAAAGGTGGGAAGCTGATTAAAGTTACGCTTGAAGTAGAGGGTGATGTTATCAAGAACGCCAAGATATGTGGAGACTTCTTTCTCTACCCTGAGGATGTGATAGAACACATCGAGCAAGCGCTTAAGGGCGCGAGGTCAGACTCGAAATTGGAGCAGATACTTGCAGAAGTGGTAAAGAGGAGTGGAGCACAGCTCCTAGGCTTCTCCGTCGATGATATTGCTGCAGCTATACGGCTTGCGTTTCAGAGTAGACTCGGATAAGGTATGCGCAAAGCTTAATTGTGAAGGCGTAGCGTTAGATGTGATGTGATAGGTTTGTCCGAGGAGCCTAAAGTTAGTGTCACCATCACACTTGGCGATCTGAGAGTTGAGTTTTCAGGAAGGGCTGAGGTAGTTGCCGCACAAGTAGATGAATTTCTCCATAAGCAGATACCATCCATAGACCTTGCTAGGCGAATCTATCTAAACTACTCTACAAAGGAGCTCGTCGAAAAGTTTGAGGGATTGATTAAAATCACTCCAGAGGGACCTAGAGTCTGGTTCGAAGGCGGGAAACTGAGCGATAAGGAGAAGGTCGCGCTTC
The window above is part of the Nitrososphaerota archaeon genome. Proteins encoded here:
- a CDS encoding lipoate--protein ligase family protein, yielding MMTWRFLDTGEGDAYWNMALDEAILTLRIEDKVPSTLRVYTWKPSAVSIGYFQSLEEEVDLEACRALGVDVVRRITGGGAVYHEWGGELTYSFVAPEEELRAKRLFADIQGSYRVICEAIVEGLRKLGVNAEFKPVNDIVVNGKKISGNAQTRRRGVILQHGTILLKTDIPTMFKVLKVSKEKVSDKAIKAVEDRVTTIYREVSRNITLDDIKEALRRGFAEYFDVEVRASSPTQDELNLASEYRKRFSSWDWIAKR
- a CDS encoding biotin--protein ligase, producing MKGGKLIKVTLEVEGDVIKNAKICGDFFLYPEDVIEHIEQALKGARSDSKLEQILAEVVKRSGAQLLGFSVDDIAAAIRLAFQSRLG
- a CDS encoding winged helix-turn-helix transcriptional regulator — its product is MSEEPKVSVTITLGDLRVEFSGRAEVVAAQVDEFLHKQIPSIDLARRIYLNYSTKELVEKFEGLIKITPEGPRVWFEGGKLSDKEKVALQLVAARIGHQTGKSPSESLLVSEIQQSTNLNPKSVSSRLSELVKGGLVERVQTDQGVKYRITTQGISWLIDTLSKRTLPK